In Lolium rigidum isolate FL_2022 chromosome 7, APGP_CSIRO_Lrig_0.1, whole genome shotgun sequence, the DNA window GAGGAAGGGTCCGGCGAGCGTGGGCGCCTCCTGAAGTATGCCGAGCATCTCCTCCCGGACGATCTGCTCGACGTGCGGGCAAGAATTGCTGTAGTAGCCGACGTCCAGCTGAGCCACGGCGGAGGTCGACAGGAGAAGGAGCAGAGCGGCGGCCAGCATTGTGATGTTGCTGCTTCCACAGAAAGACCTCGAGGTGGCCATGGTGGATGTCCTAGTTGTTGTTGCTTGGTAAGTTACGCTAGAGACTAGAGAGAGGGAGATCGAGGGAGGGATTGTTACTTGGCCTGAATGGCTATAGGCTGGTCGCTGCTTTATATAGTTTCTACGTACACATTAGCATTTGCATTACAAGTGAACAGTTCATCTCATTAGCTAATTGTTAATCGTTGGCGTGCAGTGTAATGGTAGTAAGTATGTAGGGCATGCACCTTTGTATGGCAGGCTTAGCTCGGGGATGTTTAAGCGGTACGTTGATGTTATTAGTGTTTAATCAAGCTTTTGCTTTTGGTCGGTGCTCACCTGCCACACTGGATCTAGCTAGCTAACCACAGTGAAGTGGTTATTAAACTCTTACTACAGGAATATTGGGATGATTTAGGGATCATTGTTGGTACTCCTACTTGGTAACTAACTGAAATGATTAGTTCAATCCATTGGTACTCCACTTTTGCATGTTAAACCGATACTAGGACTGACGAGTCCAAAGGGATACTAGCTAGCTAAGATTTGTGTCGTAAAAAAACCCTACAGTTAGTGgtttttgtttaaatttgaactaaaaccacgacatcTATTATGGATGAGTTAAAGTTTGCACGATTGTTTTCATACACATGCTTCGATGCATGGGAGTAATTAAAACTTAAGGGGACTGTAGGAACAAGCAAGGTTCTGCTGCTGATTTACTTATAATCCCCGAAAATTAAATCGTAGCTCTCTTCTTTCTTACATATTTCGGTTGAGAACCTGGGACATATGTGGCAGTCTTCTGGCAGAGAGAAACAACACTAGCTAGAGACGTAGCAGCAGCTTGCTCGTAGCATAAGGAAGGCATGCCCCAGAAATTGCAATGCTTGTAGTGAGGATTTCATGGTCGGTAGCTGGCAAGTTTCAGTCACTGCCAAATGTAAGGAGGAACCTCGACCACATATACACATGCACGCATGGCGACACAGGGATGGATTGACGACTGTGAGATCAATCGCGGTGGTTagccggccggtcggccgggccgtAGCTTTGAAGGGAATAAACTAAGACTGCTGAAGATTATATCGAGAGTTTTGGGACGACTTCAAATATAGAAATTGCTGCTGCGTTTATATATGTTGCTTCCAAGGCAACAAATACTCACGCACCTCGTCGCTGTTTAGGTTGGTAGCCTTACTGTACGTTGCTGCTACGTACGTACCTAGCTAGTGTTGGCCCAGCTCGATTAGAAAGGACTCATGTCAGTGTCAGGAGCTGATTGACATAGTGTTAAGGATCAAGATTTATGGATGGGACAGAAAGCTTGATCGAGTAGATTTTACTACAAGTTGTTACCGACCATGCAACCGATTAATATTTGCAATTGGCCTCGATTTTCACCTTACTCAATTAAGGGGGCGACCCATTTTCCCACCTTTTCTATATTGAGACGCTTTATTAAAATCACAGAATTGCTATATCTAGCTACCTGAGAACTAATCTCGTGTTGAGCCAGTTTCACCAGATCCTCGATGTGCTAAGATTTGTGTCGTAGGTGGGCTAGTGCGGGTCGGCCAGTGTTTGTAGTTGCGAAGGCCGTTTCTTGTTACCGGGTCTTCCCAAGCCCCAGCGGGCCCATTTACTGCAGGCTGCTTGGTGGGCGTTGTTCTGCTAAGTTTGTGTCACAGTAAAAGGAATGAAATGGGGATTTTTCAACTGAGGTGGTTGTGTGCCGCGGATGCAACTAGATGGGTTTTTTTTCATCATGTGCTGATATTTTTGCACGATCAATTCTATTTTTGATTTCACTATATGCTGATTATTTCAACTTCACCCGGTTTCCATCTTTTTAAGATCAGGAAGTTCATCCCTAGAACGCTCGAGGTTTTTTCGAGTTGTAATtatgttgcaactaagatttttctaGTTGTAAGTCAGGttgcaactttttttttctctatttGCAAATGTCTTACAACTAAGTTCTCCTCGGTTGCAAGTGGGATTACTAATACAGACACACAGCTGAAATGGCTAGTCGCACATGGTAAAGCTTACCATTACTATGCAAGGATGGGCGATCCTCCTCTAAAGCGCACATGGTATATAAATCCATGTGCGATGGCCCATCTATCGCAAACGATTTGTTGACATAAATTGTTTGGGAAATGCGAGACCTTCACACACACTTTACTATTTCTGTTCGTGTGTGTTTCTGACAATTCGAGACGGTGAGTTTAAGCTAATCGTGTGCTTTTCCAGAATTATCGCTAACGTTTTCTCGCAGCTCCTAttagtactacctccataccaAGTTGTACCAGTAACACATGCAATATTTCACCAAAACACAATACCAAAAATTTATTATATTTAATTGTATATTTGATACAACACATGCATATATGCATTACAACATACATTTCTAGCTACAAAAATGAGTCgtttttggttatgtctttgcctcCTAGACAGGTTCCAATGGAAAGATGTGTCATAATCTTCCCAAAACTCTGGTTTATAGCTTATGCTGAACCTTGTCCGCAGATTTCGTGCTAGTGCATTGGAGAGAAACTTGGATGTGGTTCCCTAACCACGCGGAAGCCCTCGTGATCATGGCGTGCTATATGAAAGAGAGGCACTTGGAACCTCACATCAGCCACATTATAGGATTTGACAGCCCAAGCACAATCCTGGAAAAATGAAACATTTATCATGTgagaataaaaaaaaagagaatgtaAAATTGCATGTGAGGATAAAAAAAATTCTAGGATATGAGCGGACTTACTCTTATGTCAAGTGTGTGAGGAGGCCGTATAAAGTGCCAAGTGGAGTGTAAGTTGCCCTACCTCGCATACATTCCCCCTTGGTTACGTCTTTGTCTATTTGTTTTTAGAAGATGTTAAGACCATGATATAAGATCGGTAACCAACTCTTCTTATGCAGTGTTCCTAAAATGATATCTCTATTATAAAATGCTACCTAGAGTTAAATATGTGAAACATGTAACAAAAATAGCAATGTAAATAGATTTGTACATCCAGAGTAGCTAGAGATAaaaaatgctagcaagagataagACGTAAACAAGAATGTAAACAGATTTTGTACATCTGGATAACACATTTCTACCTGTAGACATATGTACATAATAAAAAATTATTTCAATATAACACAATAATGATGATCTAAGTAACACAATATTAGTGCAATAAACTCCAGGGATTAGAGCTATAAATAATTGATCTGACTGCATGAATCAAAGATGGAACTAACTCACTGTACAATCTAATCTTGCCACCAAAACACTAGCGCTAGAGCTATAAATAAAAGGTAAAAACGCAAAAGCTAATAACGTAAACCTGCGTCAGGGCGAGGTACAACATGCCGCATAGGTGTTCATCGGTATTACAGAGAGGAAGATCTCCGGCCAAACCTAGCTCCGCAGCCAAACAATTCAACATACATAGTGGCCTAGTCTCGAGCCTCACCATAACAGAACAACTgaattttatggaaattaatctttaGGTCCGATAGTTTGCTCCAAACATGAAAAAATTAACTTCANNNNNNNNNNNNNNNNNNNNNNNNNNNNNNNNNNNNNNNNNNNNNNNNNNNNNNNNNNNNNNNNNNNNNNNNNNNNNNNNNNNNNNNNNNNNNNNNNNNNggcggtgcggatttgcgttgactcagccggcgaacccgagatttcgagatgcaccacgtcccgggccaccatacgcgacgttttggccgctttcgtcgggctaggtggtctcaaaaacgagaaaaaaaaagttttgacatgcaccacggagggaccaaaaatcgtcggccatggtacaccagcaaccacggcgcgacttcaacttcgtcggccatggcaacttttcttgtagtgtaagttCTAAGGTCCCCAATATACTACTCCCCGTTAATAAACCATGAATTAATATAGCATGCATATAAGGCTCGGGAATGGTTTCTGTTGGTTCGTACATACCTCCTCCTAGAAACATGCAATGATGAACACCTTATGCAtaccccaacatatgtgtgcacttatACATCAGTACATAAGACCATCGTAGAAGATAtcatacttgtatgcaaccaataAACAAAGTATTTCACAATTGCCATGAACAAATCACCACTCAAACATAGACATAGATACAATAGATCACGGGAAAACAATAGATTTTAcctcatgtttgccaagagattacagtAGGAGGATCAAGATGGTGTTTTGTAGATGGTGATGATGAACATGTCGGAGGGGGGTGGAGCCTCCCAGAGGTGATTCCGGCAATGTTTCCCCCTCTCTGAACTCCTCCGGCGAAAGGCTTCTGTCTCTATGGTTCTTTGTTTTCAGTCTCCACGCCGCCTCTCTTCGTGACCGCCCTTTACAGTGGGTTTTAGGTCAAACCGAAGAGAACCAGATGAAAATGGATGGTATCCGACGCTCGACGAGGGAACATGCTACCATGGCGCTGTCTAGAGGGGTGACCGCGCCACGTGGCCTCGTTCGGGTCTCTTGGCTCCCCTCATGTACTTCAAGTGCTCAATTTGTTACTTTTGCAAAAATATAACACCCGAAAAAGCCTAGGTCAATTTGAGTTCCATAAGATTCCTGAAACTTAAaaacaaaacagggttttcctgttctacggagttataaaccaaataaagggaatCATTGGAAAATCCCCATAAACATTATAAAACATGAATATAACagtatataagatgcaaataagtGGAAATATGCAACAATAAATACAAAGTTTATGtatacattttacatgcatcaacatcccaagCTTCAATCTAGGCGGCTAAGATTTTATcatgaaaaaaggaaaaaaaaagaattgcTGGGATTTCAATCTGGATGCATATGTAGGTTTGTGCCCCATATATATTTTTCTGGAGCATTGATGAGTGTCATGTGAAAGAAGGAGAACAAGTAAGAGTGTAAACGATTGGATCAGATCGGATATTGTTGTTttcatatcctttaccatattttttTTACAGATTCGAATCGGAGCGGATAATTATCGAATGCGGATTCGAATACGGATTATATTTGATTGCGGATATGGAGCGAATTCGGAGCAGACTCGGATCGAAAGAGGATATTCAATTAAATACACACATAAAATGAGAAATGTGATTTTTTATGTAAAAAAAGTAAGTAAATAACGTGTAACACTATACTATATCCAAAGAGTCACACTTGCTTGTACAACAAACCAACTTCCGTGCCGACACAACATGCATAGTTACACCCATGGACTAACTTTGTTGTCTTGGTATTTGGGATTGGAATTTTTTTGTCGGATTATCCTATTTGAGGACATCGGATTATCCGTGAGCCGTATCCGTTGGACATTATTAATACCATATCCGCTACCGTATCCGCCGGATATCCGCTTGACCAATATCCACATCCGCGTCCATATCTGGTGGATTCATAAAGATGCATACATATCCTCAAAAAATGGATACCGATACGGATATAGAGCGAAAATTGGCCGTATCATTACATCCCGGTCAAGACATGGATGTTTCTTAATTCCTTGTACAACATCTGGTTATCAAATGATCCCATGGCTAGTATTGTTACTGCCTCTTTTCTGTGGTCCTTATGAAAAACTCGGAATTATATGTATTTCTAGGGAAGAAATTAAGTGGTCGAGCCTGCTGATGGTTTGGTATCGTGCAACTTCAATGCTACGGAGCTGGGCGTCTTTGCTCAAGGAATCGAACTCTCGGTTGATGGACAGAAGCTTGCGCCTGCTGCTGGATATCAAGAGGGGAGAATTACTGCAGATTGCTTGGTGGATATAACAACAGATGCAGAGAGCGTCGACAGTTCCTGACCGCCAATACCAACTGGTACAGGCTAGAATAGTTTGTACTTCCCTGGAGCATGCTTCACGTTCGTTGCATCTTATAAACTTGTATCGAATTTTTGTAATATTTGTTGGAGGGTTGCTCTGACTCCTCCCGTATGGTACTATGATACCTTGGCTTCATTGTAATAAAATGGGGCTGGAAATGAGAAGGTGTGCACgaacaaaaatagaaaatgacGGTTCGTTTATTCAGGGCAGGGCATGCCcacaagaaatagaaaatggaaagttggaaacaaaatagaaaatgacGGTTCGTTTAATGACATGATACCCTGATGCACATGCATGCATGGATCAGGTACTACTTACAATCACAAATCAATGGAAAGTTGGAAACAAAGTAGTCGCAAACTGAAGGCATTAAGCGATTATGCCAaaacaaaccaaaaccaaaatccTGATTCGCACAAGTTGCTGCGGTTCCACGCATGCACGACAGAGAGTTTCTAGAGCACAAGCGCCAGAGCAAGCACGGAAATCAGCGAGGTCGCGAGGAGCACTGCGTGCGCTCTCATGGTCGTCAGTGGCGCCGCGGAATGGGCCGACGGCGGGTTGACGACGGAACACTGCCTCCTAATCTCTCCCTTGTGGTGCGTGAGCACGCCGATCTTGCTCATGTTGACGAAGGACACGGCGAAGTCGGCGAAGAACTCTTGGTTGGCGGTGGCGTTGGCCTGTCGCAGCACGTAGGCCCTGGTGTCGGCGTCTAGGAGCAGCGCGGCGTCGGTGGAGAGGAGGCCCTTGCTGGCCGCGACGTCCCTGTAGTATCCGAGGTCGAAGGTTGTGCCGCTGCTGGGGTCGAGGTCGACGAGGGTGGCGAGGTCGCCGGCCTTGCACTGGCCGCGGAGAGTCGCCGTGTAGTTGGCGTCGAGCGTGGGATCGGAGGAGGCGTTGCTGCTGCCGTTGAAATTGTAGAGGCGGGGCGAGAAGGCGGAGCAGTGCGCCCTGCCGATGGTGTGCGCGCCGGAGAGGACCGCGAGGTCCTTGGCGGTGAGGTTGAACCTGGCGAAGAGGGTGATGAGGTCGGTGACGGTGGCGCCCGGCTTAGGAGAGTTAGGGGCCACGTCGGCGGCGGAGGACCTGTTGCCGTCCTCCCTCCCCGTTGGAATCGGGATGTACGGCCCATCGGTCTACCAGAGCAGAGATATCAGATATATTACTACTACCGGTAAAATCAAGGGAATGCAAGATCGACGCAGTGACAAATGAAGTAGCCGAGACGTACGATGCGGACGGAGTCGCGCGCAGCGAGCGCGAGGACGTCTGAGCAGGAGACGACGCCGGGGCAGGCGACCTCGAGCTTGGCCTTGATAGAGTCGACGACGTCGTAGCCACGGAGGCCCTTGTTGAGCGGCGCGTCCTTCTCCGCCGTGTTATTGGCAGTCGAGTTCAGAAGAATCGACCCCTCGCAGCCCTGCGCGCGCGCGCGTGCATAGTTAATTCAGCTAAAGTTTCAGTAACGCTGCCAACTTGACCTGCCCATCTACGCTATGCTTATTATGGGCTATGAGTCTATGAACTGGACTTACTCCGAGCAAGCAGTCGACGGAGAAGAGCCGGAGAACTGGTCCGGCGAGGTCCGGCGACTTTGCCAGGATGGCGGTCATCTCCTTGAAGACGATCTCCTCCGCCTGGGGGCACGTCTTGTTGTACGCCCCGAACTGCGTGTGGGCCTCCGTCGTCGCCGGAAGGCCGCACAGGACAAGCAGCGCAACGACATTGATGGCAGCAAGAGCTGATGATCTCGACGCCATCTCCGATTGCTGAATTACCCGTCGCTAGCTACCTTTAGTATGTAGCTAGTACAGCAGACGACCTGCATATATAGCTAAGCTTTAGCGTTGACGATCGATGGTACTCCCGTTTGTGTATTGGTTGGGTTGTACCAAATGTGTACTACGTCGACGTACTCGAATTGTACTACGAGCGCGCAAGACAGAGAAGAATGTCAACGGCTAGCTACTTGGCATTACATCCAAGTGTCGATAACATTGTTTAGTCCATTTGCTGTTATTTCCTAGCAGCTGAAAGCACCATCTCTCAACTGAAACTGATAGATATCTGGATGCAGGTCGGTTAATCTAATCCGTTTCCAGTAATATCGCTGTCACCAACGGTCGTCCTCCTTACATTATTGAACCCAGTTGAATGAGGCATTTTTCCTCCGCCGCAACGGCCACGCGCCCATGTCCAAACTGTCATTTTCTTTTATCGTCAGCtttgacattttttttttgagaatacatTTGACTTTTCGTTGTACTGTCGGGGTCTACAATCTCAGCACAGGCCACACGAAAGCAAATATTTTGCTGAGTCTCAATCGGTACAGAACAAACAAACAAGTACTTCCTCGGCCAAAACATCTTACTTCCTCCATAAAAGAATCTCTTAGATTCATCTAAAttgaatgtatctatatactaaattATTTTTATATACGTCTAAATTTAGAAAGATCAAAAACTTATTTTTATGGACAGTAGTATATTACTGAATGGAAGGAGTAATGTATTTTTGTAGTGCGGATTCTATTTGCCGCTATACCCGTAGATTGTATTGTACGAAGAGGATTATATCAAATAGGAGACCTTATTGTATTTGTACACACGACGTTGAACAAATATATCCTATGGTTTGGTAAGTGTGATCATAAGTATTGTTTGGACATGCCACCAACTACTCCCTTCATCTCGGTGTATTAGGCTCGATTAAATTTTCATCACGACCAAGGTGGTAGACAATTGAGCCTGGTATTACTATGAATCTCCGAAATTTCACCCAATCAAATCGCTTAACTAGTCTACCTGACTAGTTAGGATTGCATGCAACACCGCATGCAAACTAATACATTTTCCTGCCTACCCGCATGCACTGAGTACTAGGGGCGTGATTGGTAGGTCacatcttctttttttttttgatttctaTGGCAGGCACTGGGGACCTTGATGGGTGGAGATGGGTCAAAAACCATTTTCTTCATTTCCTTTGGTAGCAAAGATCACATCTGGAGAGTTACCACATGTTCACGTGGTGAGCTTACCTTTCACACCACCACACACACTTGAACTAAGTAACGATGGCCAGCACTAGGAGTAGCCTCCGATGCAAGAGCTCCACCAGCGAGCTCGCCATGAGCACGCGGAACACAATGGAGTTGAACCCGCCGTGACATGTGTCAGCATGTTTGCTGCCTTTCTCTAGGCCCGACACACATGGTCGTCGGCGCTGAACTTGGTCTTGAAAAGGTGCTCAAGGTTTACGTAGGTTGGCGGTGAGCACGCAGTGCGGGTCGTAAGGGAGCATGCCAACCACTGGCCACGACGGGAGGCCCAACGAGTGCATGCTGCTGGCGCAGCGAGTGGATCACCACGAAGATGGACACAACCACGATCACCTACACCAGCTTCTACAACTCTAGGAGCATGTCACTCTGACTACGTGCAAGACACCACTCACTACCACAACCAACACCACGCCGATGCCGCCGACGGTGGCCAAGGTGGTTACGCTGCCTACATGTAAGACACCACACACAACCACAACCAGCACCACGCCgccatctacgaagccacatacaTGGCCTACCTAATGTGGACATGCATGCCTCGAATACGACCAAATGCAATACGCGCATATATATTTGTCAGGTGATTTGTAGTACTAATAATCCTATGTTTTATTTTATAATTAGcgatcaagatcgtcatcatcaagttcGAATGAAATGCACAAGGATAAGGTTTGTTCTTGATAGGGTATTCGTTGTTACCGGTCTCTTGTTGTTGGGGGACCTGGTTTGTAGAATAGgtggccgtactatcaagagggctctcgaatgAGTACTTGGccatatcgttcggagagagctcagccCTCTTGCATGCTTTGCATCATTCTTTCTTGGATGTTTTTGGTTCTCAtcaatgtgatgttttagagcttgtgtctATTTCCGTGGCAATCTCTAGGTCATCGAAAATGGATTCCGCTTGTAtctcttgttgcgttttcgagtttggcacTTTtcacggtttctcgtattgagaggttacacttcTAAAAATTATAGAAAATCCTCCCCCACTAGTTTTCATATTTTCGCCTCTTGTGGTCCTCTTTCCAAAAGATTTAGTTTCGCCTCAATCAGAGTTCCCAAACTAtagatatggattttacaagtttgCCTCTatttcaaaagaaaagaaaaaaagagggggAACCTTTTAGGCCGGGCACGTGGTACTACCGGCCGTGGTACTGCGCGCCATTGTGGCCGCCTCGTACCGGACCCCGGCTATAACGCCATGCCTCCAGGTTGCCGCCCCACACGTGCAAGCCGGTAATACCGCTGCCCTAGGCCGGTACGACCAGGCCAGCCTGTTTTAATCTCAATCCGAGACCGTCGCCACTCGACCGCTAGCTCGcctggtgatgtctacgggtgcttctattcttgtagacagtgttgggcctccaagagcagaggtttatagaacagcagcaagtttcccttaagtggatcacccaaggtttatcgaactcagggaggaagaggtcaaagatatccctctcatgcaacccctgcaaccacaaagcaagaagtctcttgtgtccccaacacacctaataggtgcactagttcggcgaagagatagtgaaatacaggtggtatgaataagtatgagcagtagtaacggcgccagaaaagtgcttgctggcgtgcagttgatggtggtaatattgcggacagtagagatgcagtaaaacagtaaacaagcagcgatagcagtatttaggaacaagtcctagggatcatactttcactagtggacactctcaacattgatcacataacagaataaataaatagatgctagactctacactctcttgttggatgatgaacaccactaattgtgtagaattacacgaaccctcaatgccggagttaacaagctccacaatattcgatgttcatgtttaaataaccttagagtgcatgacagatcaacataaccaaaccaagtactaacatagcatgcacactctgtcaccttcacactacgaaaggaggcatagatcacatcaataccatcatagcaatagttaacttcataatctacaagagatcacaatcatagcctacgccaagtactacacgatgcacacactgtcaccattacaccgtgcgggaggaataaactactttaataacatcactagagtagcacacggataaattgtgatacaaaacacattgcaatcataaagggatataaataagcacttcactatgccattcataacagtgaataagtattctgtgaaatatagcctaagagacccacacggtgcacacccctgtcacctttacacacgtgggacaaggagtctccgaagatcacataagtaaaacccacttgactagcataatgacatctagattacaagcatcatcatatgaatctcaatcatgtaaggaagctcatgagattattgtattgaagtacataggagagagatgaaccacatagctaccggtacagccccgagcctcgatggagaactactccctcctcatgggagacagcagcgttgatgaagatggcggtggtgtcgatggaggagccttccgggggcacttccccgtcccggcggcgtgccggaacagagactcctgtcccccagatcttggcttcgcgatggcggcggctctggaaggtttctcgtaccgtggctttttcgtatcaaagatttaggtcagggacctttatataggcgaagaggcggcgtgatgtctacgttccccctcctttcctgtagacagtgttgggcctccaagtgcagaggtttgtagaacagcagcaagtttcccttaagtggatacccaaggtttatcgaactcagggaggaagaggtcaaagatatccctctcatgcaaccctgcaaccacaaagcaagaagtctcttgtgtccccaacacacctaataggtgcactagttcggcgaagagatagtgaaatacgggtggtataaataagtatgagcagtagcaacggtgccgagaaaagtgcttggcgtgtagttgatggtgttggtattgcagcgagtaagtaacgcgataaaacgagtaaacaagcggtagtaatgtagcagtagtaacgcagcggtagtaactcagcggtatttaggaacaaggcctagggaatagactttcactagtggacactctcaacatcgatcacataacagaacagataaatgcatactctacacttttgttggatgatgaacacattgcgtaggattacacgaaccctcaatgccggagttaacaagctccacaataatgctcatgtttaagtaacctttagtgtaagatagatcaacgctactaaaccaagtactagcatagcatgcacactgtcaccttcatgcatatgtaggaggaatagatcacatcaatattatcatagcactagttaactccataatctacaagagatcacgatcatagcataaaccaagtactaacacggtgcacccactgtcgcctttacacacgtgcggggaggaatagaactactttaataacatcactagagtagcacatagatagtagtgatacaaactcatatgaatctcaatgagatcattgtattgaagtacatggaagagagatgaaccacatagctaccggtacagccccgagcctcgatggagaactactccctcctcatgggagcagcagcggtgatgaagatggcggtggagatggcagcggtgttgatggagatggcagcggtgtcgatggagaagccttcgggggcacttccccgctccggcagggtgccggaacagagtctgtcccccgaattggagtttcgcgatggcggcggcgccacggtaacttttccggagtttcgtcaattggtgtcgaggttttaggtcacgacgacttaaataggcgaagagtcggagtcggaggggcctgggctgcccggaccatgggggcgcgcccccctgggccgcgccgcccacaggtgtggggccccctggcacccctcgacctttcttcggtgctctggaagcttcgcgtatttctaagactttcggcgttgatttcgtccgattcgagaatatttcgttactaggatttctgaaaccaaaaacagcgagaaaacggaag includes these proteins:
- the LOC124678378 gene encoding peroxidase 1-like — its product is MASRSSALAAINVVALLVLCGLPATTEAHTQFGAYNKTCPQAEEIVFKEMTAILAKSPDLAGPVLRLFSVDCLLGGCEGSILLNSTANNTAEKDAPLNKGLRGYDVVDSIKAKLEVACPGVVSCSDVLALAARDSVRITDGPYIPIPTGREDGNRSSAADVAPNSPKPGATVTDLITLFARFNLTAKDLAVLSGAHTIGRAHCSAFSPRLYNFNGSSNASSDPTLDANYTATLRGQCKAGDLATLVDLDPSSGTTFDLGYYRDVAASKGLLSTDAALLLDADTRAYVLRQANATANQEFFADFAVSFVNMSKIGVLTHHKGEIRRQCSVVNPPSAHSAAPLTTMRAHAVLLATSLISVLALALVL